A portion of the Zootoca vivipara chromosome 6, rZooViv1.1, whole genome shotgun sequence genome contains these proteins:
- the AIRIM gene encoding AFG2-interacting ribosome maturation factor isoform X2 has protein sequence MASRGSSSLHTIHSALQECFRALQEQHEAWKRVLAACTPLLSSLANLAEQMQASQKVSFANTPLRDFPDLPERLRHKQQNAMEALLEVLQQDHLMELQKVRDTVGVRVDSVFRLCEQPGDGLSLETTFQRSASCPSLADMLEWLLDVEEFYHHVYLGLKFLLLQVSYTNLMEMQALPKAWEQVLQQGLQNTAEEVLLKVSFFLEAV, from the exons ATGGCTTCTAGGGGCTCCAGTTCCCTGCACACCATTCACAGCGCCCTGCAGGAGTGTTTCCGTGCTCTCCAGGAGCAACACGAGGCCTGGAAGAGAGTGCTAGCTGCCTGCACACCTCTTCTCAGTTCCTTGGCCAACCTGGCTGAGCAGATGCAGGCCTCCCAGAAGGTCTCCTTTGCCAACACCCCCCTGCGAGACTTCCCAGATCTGCCAGAGAGGCTGAGGCACAAGCAGCAAAATGCCATGGAGGCTTTGTTGGAGGTGCTGCAGCAAGACCACCT aATGGAGCTCCAGAAAGTGAGGGATACTGTTGGGGTCCGTGTGGACAGTGTTTTCCGGCTCTGTGAGCAGCCAGGAGATGGCCTAAGCCTGGAGACGACCTTCCAGCGCTCTGCATCATGCCCCTCATTGGCAGACATGCTGGAGTGGCTTCTGGATGTTGAAGAATTTTACCACCATGT ATACTTGGGGCTCAAGTTTCTCCTCCTTCAGGTCAGCTACACGAACCTGATGGAGATGCAAGCTCTTCCAAAGGCCTGGGAGCAGGTGCTACAGCAGGGCCTCCAAAACACAGCAGAAG AAGTGTTGCTGAAGGTCTCCTTCTTTCTGGAAGCTGTGTGA
- the AIRIM gene encoding AFG2-interacting ribosome maturation factor isoform X1 encodes MASRGSSSLHTIHSALQECFRALQEQHEAWKRVLAACTPLLSSLANLAEQMQASQKVSFANTPLRDFPDLPERLRHKQQNAMEALLEVLQQDHLMELQKVRDTVGVRVDSVFRLCEQPGDGLSLETTFQRSASCPSLADMLEWLLDVEEFYHHVYLGLKFLLLQVSYTNLMEMQALPKAWEQVLQQGLQNTAEGNDTNVEQVFGDEVGSIAKQNPQLLVAR; translated from the exons ATGGCTTCTAGGGGCTCCAGTTCCCTGCACACCATTCACAGCGCCCTGCAGGAGTGTTTCCGTGCTCTCCAGGAGCAACACGAGGCCTGGAAGAGAGTGCTAGCTGCCTGCACACCTCTTCTCAGTTCCTTGGCCAACCTGGCTGAGCAGATGCAGGCCTCCCAGAAGGTCTCCTTTGCCAACACCCCCCTGCGAGACTTCCCAGATCTGCCAGAGAGGCTGAGGCACAAGCAGCAAAATGCCATGGAGGCTTTGTTGGAGGTGCTGCAGCAAGACCACCT aATGGAGCTCCAGAAAGTGAGGGATACTGTTGGGGTCCGTGTGGACAGTGTTTTCCGGCTCTGTGAGCAGCCAGGAGATGGCCTAAGCCTGGAGACGACCTTCCAGCGCTCTGCATCATGCCCCTCATTGGCAGACATGCTGGAGTGGCTTCTGGATGTTGAAGAATTTTACCACCATGT ATACTTGGGGCTCAAGTTTCTCCTCCTTCAGGTCAGCTACACGAACCTGATGGAGATGCAAGCTCTTCCAAAGGCCTGGGAGCAGGTGCTACAGCAGGGCCTCCAAAACACAGCAGAAGGTAATGACACCAATGTGGAACAAGTCTTTGGCGATGAGGTGGGGTCAATAGCGAAACAGAACCCTCAGCTTCTAGTAGCTAGATAG
- the EPHA10 gene encoding ephrin type-A receptor 10 codes for MALPRLVLLGLVVRAASTEQVILLDSQESQAELGWTSHPSNGWEEISGVDENDRPIRTYQICNVMEPNQNNWLQTTWISRQGGQRIFVELKFTLRDCNSIPGVGGTCKETFNLYYAESDSSLGPNVSEQKHTKIDTIAADESFTQGDLGERKMKLNVELREIGHLSKRGFHLGFQDVGACVALVSVRVYYKKCLSTVRNLAAFPDTVAEAAFATLVEVRGACVNHSEVEADGRPRMHCSAEGEWLVPIGKCACRAGFEEKGSKCQACSPGYYKRSSRILRCSPCPPHSFTQQEGSTFCFCQATYTRAPSDLPSAPCTRPPSAPGNLIYSLKQSTLVLEWSAPVDLGGRSDISYNLLCLRCSSSSSQCTPCGHGVSFVPQQRGLVGRTATLMNLLPQANYTIRVEAVNGVSGLGSSSEQPYAEMTVFTGVTAQRLVTDIRAERIEQKSISLSWREASALSTNDTEYDISFYEKGQKEHSYSSLKTTFPAVTVDNLKPSTLYVFQVQKSSSAFQDHRNCSHSIEVETLGETTAVAFHEQSPIVLVVIVAIAGLIVLVSVILGILTWRRQCDYSKAYRDGEEELYFHFKIPTRRMYVDPKTCEDPLQAVSLFAKELDSSSIKIEKLLGTGEFGDICQGCLKLPSKRELPVAIRTLQASCSEKQVHTFLTEASTMGQFDHSNIVRLEGVVTRGNPMMTVMEYMENGVLDSFLRRHEGQLMASQLIGMLQGIASGMKYLTEMGYVHKKLAAHNVLVNGELVCKISGFRVGQEEKIEMVFSTLGGKSLVLWLAPEASQYHRFSSASDMWSFGIVMWEVMSYGERPYWDMSNQDVITAIEDGFRLPAPANCPPALHQLMLDCWQKDYTERPKFSQVHSTLGNMLQAPELSRNSTFTYARTASSFLPPSDCPYSSFPYFSSVGEWLEAIEMSRYKDSFVAAGYCYLDSVARMTVQDVLSLGITSVAHQKTLLSGIQALRAQVIQMHGHGVQV; via the exons ATGGCACTGCCGCGCCTCGTCCTCCTCGGGCTGGTCGTGCGCGCTGCCTCCACGGAGCAAG tcaTTTTGCTGGATTCTCAGGAATCGCAAGCTGAACTGGGCTGGACGTCACACCCTTCCAATGGG TGGGAAGAGATCAGTGGGGTGGACGAGAACGACCGGCCCATCCGCACATACCAGATCTGTAACGTCATGGAGCCGAACCAGAACAACTGGCTGCAGACCACGTGGATTTCTCGGCAGGGTGGCCAGAGGATCTTTGTGGAGTTGAAATTCACCCTCAGGGACTGCAACAGCATcccaggggtggggggcacctgcAAGGAGACCTTCAACCTCTACTACGCAGAGTCCGACTCCAGCTTGGGCCCCAACGTCAGCGAGCAGAAGCACACCAAGATAGACACCATCGCTGCTGACGAGAGCTTCACCCAGGGGGATCTGGGCGAGCGGAAGATGAAGCTCAACGTGGAGCTGAGGGAGATCGGGCACCTCAGCAAGAGGGGCTTCCACCTGGGCTTCCAGGATGTGGGCGCCTGCGTGGCACTGGTGTCTGTGCGGGTCTATTACAAGAAGTGCCTCTCCACAGTGCGGAACTTGGCCGCCTTCCCCGACACGGTGGCGGAAGCTGCCTTTGCCACCCTGGTGGAAGTGAGGGGGGCCTGCGTCAACCACTCCGAGGTGGAGGCAGACGGCCGCCCCAGGATGCACTGTAGCGCAGAGGGGGAGTGGCTGGTCCCCATTGGGAAGTGCGCCTGCAGGGCTGGCTTTGAAGAAAAGGGCAGCAAGTGTCAAG CCTGCTCTCCTGGATATTACAAGAGGTCTTCTCGGATTCTGCGCTGCTCTCCCTGCCCTCCACACAGCTTCACGCAGCAGGAAGGTTCCACCTTTTGCTTCTGCCAGGCGACCTACACCCGGGCCCCTTCAGACTTGCCGTCTGCACCCTGCACCC GACCCCCATCGGCACCTGGGAACCTCATCTACAGCTTGAAGCAGTCCACCCTAGTCCTGGAGTGGAGTGCCCCGGTGGACTTGGGGGGGCGCAGTGACATCTCCTATAACCTCCTGTGCCttcgctgctcctcctcctcctctcagtgcACACCCTGCGGCCATGGGGTGAGCTTCGTGCCCCAGCAGAGGGGCTTGGTGGGCAGGACAGCCACCCTCATGAACTTGCTGCCCCAGGCAAACTACACCATCCGCGTGGAGGCTGTCAATGGCGTCTCAGGCTTGGGTAGCTCATCTGAGCAGCCATACGCAGAAATGACCGTCTTTACTGGGGTGACAG CCCAGAGGCTTGTCACTGACATCCGCGCTGAGAGAATTGAGCAGAAGAGCATTTCTTTGTCCTGGCGGGAGGCCAGCGCCTTGAGCACCAATGACACCGAATATGACATTAGCTTCTATGAAAAG GGTCAGAAAGAGCACAGCTACTCATCCCTGAAGACCACCTTCCCAGCCGTGACGGTGGACAACCTGAAGCCCAGCACACTCTATGTCTTCCAAGTCCAGAAGTCGTCTTCCGCTTTCCAGGACCACAGGAACTGCAGCCACAGCATTGAGGTGGAAACGCTGGGGGAGA CCACTGCTGTCGCTTTCCATGAGCAGAGCCCCATAGTCCTTGTGGTCATTGTGGCGATTGCTGGGCTGATTGTGTTGGTCTCTGTGATCCTGGGCATCCTGACCTGGAGGAG GCAGTGTGACTACAGCAAGGCCTACCGGGAtggagaggaggagctgtactTCCACT TCAAGATACCAACCCGGAGGATGTATGTTGACCCCAAGACCTGTGAAGACCCCCTACAGGCTGTCTCTCTCTTTGCCAAGGAACTTGATAGCTCCAGCATCAAAATAGAAAAGCTGCTTGGGACAG GAGAATTTGGAGACATCTGCCAGGGGTGTCTGAAGCTCCCCAGCAAACGGGAGCTGCCTGTGGCCATCCGGACCCTGCAAGCCAGCTGCTCCGAAAAGCAGGTCCACACCTTCCTCACTGAGGCCAGCACCATGGGCCAGTTTGACCACTCCAACATTGTCCGCCTGGAGGGAGTTGTTACCAGAG GGAACCCAATGATGACTGTGATGGAGTACATGGAGAATGGGGTCCTGGACTCCTTCCTGCGG CGGCATGAGGGACAGCTCATGGCTTCCCAGCTGATTGGCATGCTACAGGGGATTGCCTCTGGGATGAAATACCTGACTGAGATGGGCTACGTCCACAAGAAACTGGCAGCGCATAACGTCCTGGTGAATGGGGAGCTGGTCTGCAAAATCTCTGGCTTCAGGGTAGGCCAGGAGGAGAAGATAGAGATGGTTTTCAGCACGCTG ggtgggaaaagcttGGTGCTGTGGTTGGCCCCCGAAGCATCCCAGTACCACCGTTTCAGTTCAGCCAGTGACATGTGGAGCTTTGGCATTGTCATGTGGGAGGTGATGTCCTATGGAGAGAGGCCTTACTGGGACATGTCGAACCAGGAC GTGATAACAGCTATTGAAGACGGCTTTCGGCTTCCGGCTCCAGCAAACTGCCCACCGGCTCTGCACCAGCTGATGCTAGATTGCTGGCAGAAGGACTATACTGAGAGGCCAAAATTTTCCCAGGTCCACAGCACACTTGGCAACATGCTTCAGGCCCCGGAGCTCTCGAGAAACAGCACCTTCACCTATGCCAG gaCTGCcagctccttcctccctccctccgacTGCCCTTATTCTTCCTTCCCGTACTTCAGCTCCGTTGGGGAGTGGCTGGAAGCCATCGAGATGAGCAGGTATAAGGACAGCTTTGTGGCTGCTGGCTATTGCTACCTGGATTCAGTGGCCAGGATGACAGTACA agaCGTTCTGAGCTTGGGGATCACCTCTGTGGCACACCAAAAGACCCTCCTAAGTGGGATCCAAGCGCTCCGGGCTCAAGTGATCCAGATGCATGGCCACGGAGTGCAGGTGTGA